CAGTTCCTCCAGCAGGATGGTGACCTTCTTGCCGTTGGGGGTCGGCCAGTAGTGGACGTCGATCATCGCGGGCCTCTCGGGACTTTGGCGGGCAGGTTCGAGACCCTAGCGGCGGGCGGAGCGGCTTCAAGCCGACAAAAACTGATAGGCGGTCCGGGAAAGTCTTGGGCGGCCGAGACCCCGCGCGCCCATCGCAGTGCAAAAAAATCTCGCGGCCATACCCCTCCTTAACCACCAGCGGAGCACAAGAAACCCGGGGGAAGGAGCATCCCGTTGAAGACCTGCCTAGTCGTCGACGACAGCCGGGTGATCCGCAAGGTCGCCCGCCGCATCCTGGAGGACATCGGCTTCGAGATCGCCGAGGCCGCCGACGGGATGGAGGCGCTCGCCTGGTGCCGGGCGGCGATGCCCGATGCTGTCCTGCTGGATTGGAACATGCCGCAGATGACCGGCATCGACTTCCTGCGCCACCTGCGGCTCGAGCCGGGCGGCAAGGCCCCGGTCGTGGTGTTCTGCACGGTCGAGAACGACCTGGCCCGGATCCGAGAGGCGCTCGATTGCGGCGCCGACGAGTACATCATGAAGCC
This genomic stretch from Phenylobacterium sp. LH3H17 harbors:
- a CDS encoding PleD family two-component system response regulator, which translates into the protein MKTCLVVDDSRVIRKVARRILEDIGFEIAEAADGMEALAWCRAAMPDAVLLDWNMPQMTGIDFLRHLRLEPGGKAPVVVFCTVENDLARIREALDCGADEYIMKPFDGDIIAAKFAEVGLV